One window of the Salvelinus alpinus chromosome 13, SLU_Salpinus.1, whole genome shotgun sequence genome contains the following:
- the LOC139537208 gene encoding uncharacterized protein, whose amino-acid sequence MNGSQVCLLLYSVVLMGYGANPDTTMGPSVTTGLTTATNQTSTTHSTRATSVTNIPATTNTPSRAYTKAHPNPCADCLFKEMDATILLIVTGCLVVLCTILLVSTVVLLYQVFHLKHQLCSRTISSRPTRSNVDLVSGSGQKTKERPGSEPSETSLMMPELRQTQEGERGKKEEPEKEVKEQGKDETAKATPKKKEKEAATANVTSGSAENGASTPSQESPVTNNQPAEPSDPAATTASPSSQASSDVVVG is encoded by the coding sequence ATGAATGGCTCCCAGGTCTGCCTCTTGCTGTACAGTGTAGTACTAATGGGATATGGGGCTAACCCTGACACAACCATGGGACCATCTGTAACTACAGGTTTAACCACAGCAACAAATCAAACCTCAACAACACACTCCACTAGGGCAACATCTGTAACCAACATCCCAGCAACCACCAACACACCATCCAGAGCCTACACTAAGGCCCATCCCAATCCCTGTGCCGACTGTCTGTTTAAAGAGATGGATGCCACCATCCTGCTGATAGTGACGGGTTGCCTGGTGGTCCTGTGTACCATCCTGCTGGTCTCCACCGTGGTGCTGTTATACCAGGTGTTCCACCTGAAACACCAGCTATGTAGCAGAACCATCAGCAGCCGCCCCACCCGCAGCAACGTAGACCTGGTGAGTGGTTCTGGGCAGAAGACCAAGGAGAGGCCTGGCTCTGAGCCCAGTGAGACCAGCCTGATGATGCCAGAGCTCAGACAGAcgcaggagggggagaggggcaaGAAAGAGGAGCCAGAGAAGGAAGTCAAGGAGCAAGGGAAAGATGAGACGGCGAAAGCCACGCCcaagaagaaagagaaggaggcagccacagctaACGTCACGTCAGGAAGTGCTGAAAATGGAGCGTCGACCCCCAGCCAAGAGAGCCCAGTCACCAACAACCAGCCTGCAGAGCCCTCTGACCCCGCAGCCACAAcagcctctccttcctcccaggcCTCCAGTGATGTGGTGGTGGGGTGA
- the LOC139537207 gene encoding oligodendrocyte-myelin glycoprotein-like gives MSENRSNTGKSLISIAAATPVFQETKAGDQPGLGTTEERRDWNAKMRKRRVLLMPPSGPPHCVAVLWLLMLLCLQALAVCPPMCTCNRSHREVDCSWRGLRTLPLGLQHNLHSLNLSHNRIHDLDGQLSTFAHLRTLDLSHNRLVRLPTDLPKALWELHAAANHIHLLDKNDTAYQWNLRVLDLSNNKLERAVFINNTLTSLRLLNFSHNHFWTVPTNMPASLETVDLSHNSLVQILPGTLNRMSRLTTFYLHSNRFSSVGPEAFSQLGSLSLLSLGDNPWACEHQTNITHLLAWLQHTFTRVLGCPCHTHPVCGEPHPARTGGWHFASYTQPPLAAGTQEELSHPPPPEALTRWPWYLSESALLNTQLHTRRGPGRPSGPENNNLFTDHYPFTSTPLAISTLPTDRSHTDSSTSNTDDTYITDTTFTTDSIYTTDTAFTTNNPSTITRRTATLRTRSVKRANQGGSPDHNTSPAPRSTLPLVLNLWLLLTLTLYVL, from the exons ATGAGCGAAAACCGGTCAAACACAGGAAAATCCCTCATCAGCATTGCAGCAGCCACTCCAGTGTTTCAGGAGACAAAGGCAGGAGATCAGCCTGGGCTGGGgaccacagaggagaggagagactggaatGCAAAGATGAGGAAAAG GCGTGTGCTACTGATGCCCCCCAGTGGCCCTCCCCACTGTGTGGCCGTGCTATGGCTGTTGATGCTGCTGTGTCTCCAGGCCCTGGCTGTCTGCCCCCCCATGTGTACCTGTAACCGCAGCCACAGAGAGGTGGACTGTTCCTGGAGGGGCCTGAGGACGCTGCCCCTGGGCCTGCAGCACAACCTGCACTCCCTCAACCTGTCTCACAACCGCATTCATGACCTGGACGGCCAGCTGAGTACCTTCGCCCACCTCCGAACCCTTGACCTGTCCCACAACAGGCTGGTCCGCCTGCCCACCGACCTGCCAAAGGCACTGTGGGAGCTCCACGCTGCAGCCAACCACATCCACCTACTGGACAAGAATGACACGGCCTACCAGTGGAACCTGCGGGTCCTAGACCTGTCCAACAATAAGCTGGAGCGGGCCGTGTTCATCAACAACACCCTGACCAGCCTACGCCTGCTCAACTTCAGCCACAACCACTTCTGGACCGTGCCCACCAACATGCCCGCCAGCTTGGAGACCGTAGACCTGTCCCACAACTCCCTGGTGCAGATCCTGCCTGGCACGCTGAACCGGATGTCCAGGCTGACCACCTTCTACCTGCACTCCAACCGCTTCTCCTCTGTGGGCCCCGAGGCCTTCAGCCAGCTGGGCAGCCTGAGCCTCCTCTCCCTGGGGGACAACCCCTGGGCCTGTGAGCACCAGACCAACATCACCCACCTGCTGGCCTGGCTCCAGCACACTTTCACCCGCGTGCTTGGCTGCCCCTGCCACACTCACCCCGTCTGTGGAGAGCCCCACCCGGCCAGGACTGGTGGGTGGCACTTTGCCTCCTACACTCAGCCTCCCCTGGCTGCTGGTACTCAGGAGGAGCTGAGCCACCCTCCTCCCCCAGAGGCCCTCACCAGGTGGCCTTGGTACCTGTCCGAGTCTGCCCTGCTCAACACCCAGCTCCACACCAGGAGAGGCCCAGGACGCCCCAGTGGACCAGAGAACAACAACCTCTTCACAGACCACTACCCGTTCACCTCAACCCCTCTGGCCATTTCCACCCTGCCCACTGACAGGTCCCACACCGACAGCAGCACGTCAAACACAGACGACACCTACATAACAGACACAACCTTTACTACTGACAGCATCTACACCACAGATACAGCCTTCACCACTAACAACCCCTCTACCATCACAAGGAGAACGGCCACCCTCCGCACCAGGAGTGTCAAGAGGGCCAACCAGGGTGGCTCCCCGGACCACAACACCAGCCCAGCCCCCAGGTCTACACTCCCACTAGTACTGAACCTGTGGCTCCTCCTGACTCTCACCCTGTACGTTCTCTGA